From the genome of Variovorax sp. RA8, one region includes:
- the ubiG gene encoding bifunctional 2-polyprenyl-6-hydroxyphenol methylase/3-demethylubiquinol 3-O-methyltransferase UbiG, with amino-acid sequence MTETVNADPAELAKFSELAHRWWDLESEFRPLHEINPLRLEWIESIAPIAGRRVLDVGCGGGILADAMARRGGDVLGIDLADKALKVAQLHALEAATRGVKYRQISAEALAAEQPESFDVVTCMEMLEHVPQPASVVEACARLAKPGGWVFFSTIHRNLKSFLLAIVGAEYVLGMLPRGTHEYRKLIRPSELAAHCRAAGLDLRQTRGLQHNPITRRYWLSDDTSVNYMFATRKPPLPQS; translated from the coding sequence ATGACCGAAACCGTGAATGCCGATCCAGCGGAACTCGCCAAATTCTCAGAGCTGGCGCACCGCTGGTGGGATCTGGAAAGTGAATTCCGGCCGCTCCATGAAATTAATCCACTCCGCCTTGAGTGGATCGAAAGTATTGCGCCCATAGCAGGACGCCGGGTGCTGGACGTGGGCTGCGGCGGCGGAATCCTCGCCGATGCTATGGCGCGGCGCGGCGGCGACGTGCTTGGCATCGACTTGGCCGACAAGGCCCTCAAGGTGGCCCAACTGCACGCGCTGGAGGCTGCGACGCGCGGCGTGAAGTATCGCCAGATCAGCGCCGAGGCGCTGGCTGCGGAGCAGCCCGAGAGCTTTGACGTTGTCACTTGCATGGAGATGTTGGAGCACGTGCCGCAGCCGGCCTCGGTCGTGGAGGCCTGCGCCCGGCTGGCCAAGCCCGGCGGCTGGGTCTTCTTCTCGACCATCCATCGCAACCTCAAGTCATTCCTGTTGGCGATCGTCGGGGCGGAATACGTGCTGGGAATGCTGCCGCGCGGTACGCACGAATACCGGAAACTGATCCGGCCGAGCGAGCTGGCTGCCCACTGCCGCGCTGCAGGGCTCGACCTGCGCCAGACCCGCGGCCTGCAGCACAATCCCATCACGCGCCGCTATTGGCTCAGTGACGACACCAGCGTCAACTACATGTTTGCAACGCGCAAGCCCCCGTTACCCCAGTCATGA